A region of the Microcystis aeruginosa FD4 genome:
TGGCTTTGATCGCTAAAGCTTCTCAGGAGTTTAACTATAATATCAGTCTGCCGGAATCAGCCCGGATTTGGAAGGGCGGCTGTATTATTCGGGCCGGTTTCTTGGATAAAATTCGCAAAGCTTTTGCGGAAAATCCGGGGCTGCCGAATTTGTTGTTAGCGCCGGAATTTAAGCAAAGTATTCTTGATCGCCAAGAAGCATGGCGTGAGGTGTTAGTCTTGGCTAATAAGTTGGGAATTCCTGTCCCAGCTTTTAGTTCTTCTTTGGACTATTTTGATAGTTATCGTCGGGCCAATTTGCCGCAAAATCTCACCCAAGCACAACGGGATTATTTTGGCGCTCATACCTATCAACGTACCGATAAACCCAGAGGTGAGTTTTTCCATACGGAATGGATGGCTGGATTGTAAAGCTATCTAATGTTTTCTCCCCTTTTGATTTCTGGTAAAAAGGGGGGATTTTTTGGCGATATTTTTCTGATTAAGAGTTAACTAGGGTTGGCTGAATATTACTGGAAGCCTTACTAGAAAACGGTTTTGGGACTTTTTTAGCCAAAAAAGTGTAAGAAACAAACGTTGAGAAATCGATCCGAGGGACTCAAAATCCTTACACTTTCATTGGCGAACGCAAAGCGCTCGCGTAGCGAGAACGCAAAGGGTTCCGCTTTCAGGCACGCAAGGTCATTCTGTTATTCTGATCCTGTAGGAATGGTAATTCAATAAGGGACTTGCGTAAAAATAAGATGCCAGCTAGGAGGGCAGAACCGTCACATCCCATTTGGGCAAAGTTTCAGAACGCTGCGTTGAAAGGTTGCAATTGTTCTAGTTCTTAGCCAAAACCTTCACCCCTTTTTCATAAGTTCCTTCTACCAAATGCACTAGAGGTTTTATCCCCTTCCAAGTCATGTTAGAAGCCCAATTAAGAGCCGCATCAATTGAATCTAAAATTGCCCCATTCCAATAGTTCTCTAAGACGGCCCAACACCTTTCAATTGGATTATATTTACTAGGGCATTTGCGGGTAATAGATGAGCCGTATTTGCCACTGAGTTTTTCGGGCAAAGTCTACCATTCTTTTGATAAATTGGCTGCGGTTGCTGCGAGTGGCGGCTCCTCCATCTAAATCAATGACTAATTCTTCTAACCCTGGATAGATTGCTTGATTTGATTTTTTCAGTCAGTTCAGTTACCATAGTTGAGAGTGGGAGTAACAAGTTGCTTCTCTAGTCTAGATGGTAACTTATTAATACGCAAGTACCACACCACCCGAAAACCGCTGAAGTCGTAGTTGTCGCGGCGGAAGAGGTCGTAGCGGTAAGCGGAACGGCAGTTATAAGGATAGAAGTACCAAGAACCGCCCTGCGCTATTGGATAATCATTATCATTATTAAGCCACGCCGAGCCATCCTCCGGCGCTCCAATATAGTTCTCGTGCCGATTGTCTTCGCACCACTGCCAAACATTGCCACTCATGTCATACAGTCCCCAACCATTGGGCTTTTTCTGGCCCACAGGATGAGTTTTATTACCAGAATTTCCGCTATACCAAGCGTAATCTCCTAACTGATTAGCATCATCACCAAAATAATAGCGAGTAGTTGTTCCGGCACGACAAGCATACTCCCATTCCGCTTCTGTGGGTAGGCGATAGGTTTTGCCGGTTATTTGACTCAATTTCTGACAAAAGGCTTGAGCATCGTTCCAACTAACCTTTTCTACTGGATTTTGGGGATTATTTTTAAAATGAGAGGGATTAGTTCCCATTACTGCTTGATATTGTGCTTGAGTAACGGGATATTTGCCAATGGCAAAACTGTTGACTTTAACTTGGTGTGGAGGCTTTTCGTAATCACTTTCAGAAGAACCCATGAGAAATTGACCTGCTGGTAAGCTTACCATCTCCAGTGTTATCCCATTGGGTAGGTTTTCGGTAAATGAAGTTTTATTTCCTACCACTGTCTCTGGTTGAGTTCGGGGAGGAATGGGAGAGTCACCGATGACGGAAGTGGCAAAATTCCCGACTCTCTCGATTACATGGTTGTTGATGCGTTGAATGGCGGTTTCCAGTTCGATTTCCTCGTCGGGGATTTCCGCTTCTGTCCATTGCCATCCTTCCTGTTCGGCTCGCTCTAATGCGCTCGCTAAACGACTGCGCTTTTCTTCGCTGGTGACGAGGAAATTGAGCAAACTAGCCGATAGATTCTCGTTTTTGCGGAAAGATACGGCCGATTCGGAACTGAGAATCTTCTGGACGAGGGATTCCACTTCGCTGACACTGCGGGACAGTTCCCCGTCAATCGTCACTACTCGA
Encoded here:
- a CDS encoding ISAzo13-like element transposase-related protein, with protein sequence MPEKLSGKYGSSITRKCPSKYNPIERCWAVLENYWNGAILDSIDAALNWASNMTWKGIKPLVHLVEGTYEKGVKVLAKN
- a CDS encoding ISAzo13-like element transposase-related protein, whose product is MKKSNQAIYPGLEELVIDLDGGAATRSNRSQFIKRMVDFARKTQWQIRLIYYPQMP
- a CDS encoding formylglycine-generating enzyme family protein; the encoded protein is MAAETAKIKLYRKTYQLPRLNRPDLLILQDQIQERQQLIKTGKRVRHTWLGLRKKEEPLNFEETFQELERLVEDYNQLIRFLTDHKDEYLKPIIGQFQGLIDRVVTIDGELSRSVSEVESLVQKILSSESAVSFRKNENLSASLLNFLVTSEEKRSRLASALERAEQEGWQWTEAEIPDEEIELETAIQRINNHVIERVGNFATSVIGDSPIPPRTQPETVVGNKTSFTENLPNGITLEMVSLPAGQFLMGSSESDYEKPPHQVKVNSFAIGKYPVTQAQYQAVMGTNPSHFKNNPQNPVEKVSWNDAQAFCQKLSQITGKTYRLPTEAEWEYACRAGTTTRYYFGDDANQLGDYAWYSGNSGNKTHPVGQKKPNGWGLYDMSGNVWQWCEDNRHENYIGAPEDGSAWLNNDNDYPIAQGGSWYFYPYNCRSAYRYDLFRRDNYDFSGFRVVWYLRINKLPSRLEKQLVTPTLNYGN